The region CAGGAAGCCATTTATATTGCTCATACCGCTTGGCGAACAGTCTGCCGAGCAGTGGAAGCACACGCTGGAAATAAAAATAATAAATACCTTTGAACGGCTGCTTCATCGGCTTCGACAGCTCCAGGCATACTACCATACCGCCGGGCTTCACCACGCGCTTCATCTCGCTGAGCACCTGAACGGGATCAGGCACATTACGGAGTCCAAAGCCGATCGTCGCGTAATCGAAGGAGTTATCACCGAACGGCAGCTCCATGGCATTCCCCTGAATCAGGGAGATCCGGTCCTGCAGTCCGCGCGCTTCCACCTTGCGCCGTCCTACCTCCAGCATGCCTGCGCTGAAGTCCAGCCCCATAACATTTCCGGTCTCGCTCGCATCCGCGAGGGCAATGCTCCAGTCGCAGGTACCGCAGCACAGGTCCACTGCCGAGTCCCCGCGCTTCATGCCCATCTTGCGCATGGTGAACTTCCGCCAGGCCTTATGGCGCCGGAAGCTCAGAATATCATTCATCAGATCATATTTGCCGGCAA is a window of Paenibacillus sp. FSL H3-0469 DNA encoding:
- a CDS encoding demethylmenaquinone methyltransferase, whose amino-acid sequence is MTVDKATVTGAQGEKPKEQFVHSVFESIAGKYDLMNDILSFRRHKAWRKFTMRKMGMKRGDSAVDLCCGTCDWSIALADASETGNVMGLDFSAGMLEVGRRKVEARGLQDRISLIQGNAMELPFGDNSFDYATIGFGLRNVPDPVQVLSEMKRVVKPGGMVVCLELSKPMKQPFKGIYYFYFQRVLPLLGRLFAKRYEQYKWLPESLALFPDRKQLEEIFRDTGLTKVESFPLNGGIAALHLGLKENCNV